Proteins from a single region of Bacteroidia bacterium:
- a CDS encoding right-handed parallel beta-helix repeat-containing protein, whose translation MKKIILILITFSTFINSNAATFTVTNTNDAGAGSLRQAITSANASPLDADNIVFNIPTSDPNYNAATGVYTITLASLLPYITSVSVSIDGTTQPGNTNPNGPEICLKSTTNLLFGLCFPLSGGIAKEMIVNGFQIGILITKYGMYPSGSCLVSDCYLGVNYNGTIAVPNDIGVACYGGVAGNTISNNLISGNTTAGVGLRSSNSNIVQGNKIGTDRTGMFRVPNYYGVAIDSSASNTVGGTLTSQRNIISGNSYAGVAINTNISHNNIVKGNFIGVNVNAITSADTICNYYGIAINESYNNVIGGSTTGERNIISGNTDAGIAILGLASTANSIKGNFIGANMNGTDSIANGNGILLSGANNTIIGGTTFGEKNVISGNHLSGITMAYFGTRNNVVKGNYIGTDKTGMNPLSNHTGIYIFSNAHSNIIGGSSAGERNIISANYEMGISMEAADSNIVKGNYIGPDSTGLNTFKFSNDTLIQGNGLYFNSNAAHNIAGGNNAGEGNIISGNRVYGLIYYGNSPYNSCIGNYIGVDKTGNNKLPNATGICVDGGASHNPIVNNVLSGNIAYGIFIVTTGTYYNELRGNKIGTNAAGTDSVPNQIGVILGGGTKYNVIGGATTADRNIISGNRFNGIEVADSSTMFNNIIGNYIGTNAAGNAAIPNHNGIGFATLPSKNNIENNLVSGNKYIGILLYERSDSNTVYNNKVGTAADGISPLGNGAAGIVIDINSKYNKLGEPGRGNLVAFNDTAGIVLNNTNALFNTLSANVVYGNPMMGIDIFPFGVNPNDAGDTDNGCNGLMNYPVIVSAINNNGTTTITGTIDYTINGGPTGIKIELFKSDNANMFAHGDATEYLGSTIADASGNWTFTNNTLSLSDNVTATATDLLGNSSEFALNSGIITSIEENNNKINNTGLIIFPNPTTDLISVSGLSDKSKLVLTDYTGREILTQYSIIGMETIINLINLPKGLYLLTVISDNNLTMKQKLIKL comes from the coding sequence ATGAAAAAAATAATCTTAATTCTGATTACATTCTCAACTTTTATTAATTCCAATGCCGCTACATTTACTGTAACAAATACCAATGATGCCGGTGCAGGCTCATTACGTCAGGCAATAACATCTGCAAATGCAAGTCCACTCGATGCGGATAATATTGTTTTTAACATTCCCACATCAGATCCAAATTATAATGCGGCAACAGGAGTTTACACTATTACCCTAGCATCGCTTCTACCATACATAACGAGTGTAAGTGTTAGCATAGATGGAACAACTCAGCCTGGAAACACAAATCCAAACGGCCCTGAAATCTGTTTAAAAAGCACTACTAATTTATTATTTGGATTATGTTTTCCTCTTTCGGGTGGTATTGCTAAAGAAATGATAGTTAATGGATTTCAAATTGGAATACTTATTACAAAATACGGAATGTATCCAAGTGGTTCATGCCTTGTATCCGACTGCTATTTAGGTGTAAATTATAACGGAACTATTGCTGTTCCTAATGATATTGGAGTAGCTTGTTATGGGGGTGTTGCTGGAAATACAATTTCTAATAATCTGATTTCGGGTAACACAACAGCAGGAGTAGGATTAAGATCTTCTAATTCAAACATAGTACAGGGAAATAAAATTGGTACAGACAGAACAGGTATGTTTAGAGTACCTAACTACTATGGAGTAGCAATAGATTCGTCAGCATCAAATACTGTCGGGGGAACACTAACCTCACAACGAAATATTATTTCAGGAAATTCGTATGCCGGAGTAGCAATAAATACAAATATCTCGCATAATAACATTGTGAAAGGAAATTTTATTGGTGTAAATGTTAACGCAATAACAAGTGCAGATACAATTTGTAATTATTACGGAATTGCAATAAACGAATCTTATAACAATGTTATCGGAGGTAGTACTACAGGAGAAAGAAATATTATTTCGGGAAATACCGATGCAGGAATTGCTATACTTGGACTCGCTTCAACAGCAAACTCAATAAAGGGAAATTTTATTGGTGCAAATATGAATGGAACCGATTCTATTGCAAATGGTAATGGAATTTTATTAAGTGGAGCAAATAACACTATAATCGGAGGAACAACCTTTGGCGAAAAAAATGTTATCTCAGGTAATCATCTTTCGGGAATAACAATGGCATATTTTGGTACTCGTAACAATGTAGTAAAAGGAAATTATATTGGAACTGATAAAACCGGAATGAATCCTTTAAGTAATCATACTGGCATATATATTTTCAGTAATGCACATTCCAATATTATTGGTGGCTCCAGCGCAGGAGAAAGAAATATTATTTCTGCAAATTACGAAATGGGAATTTCAATGGAAGCAGCCGACAGCAACATTGTTAAAGGAAATTATATTGGTCCTGATTCTACTGGTTTAAACACTTTTAAATTTTCAAATGATACATTAATTCAAGGAAACGGATTATATTTTAATTCTAATGCTGCACACAATATTGCAGGTGGAAACAATGCCGGTGAAGGAAATATTATTTCTGGAAATCGTGTATATGGTCTGATTTATTATGGTAATTCACCATATAACTCATGCATTGGTAATTATATTGGAGTTGACAAAACTGGGAATAACAAATTGCCAAATGCAACTGGCATTTGTGTTGACGGTGGTGCAAGTCATAATCCTATTGTAAATAATGTGCTTTCAGGAAATATTGCATATGGAATTTTTATTGTAACAACTGGCACATATTACAACGAGTTAAGAGGCAATAAGATAGGAACAAATGCAGCAGGAACAGATTCTGTACCAAACCAGATCGGAGTGATTTTAGGTGGTGGAACAAAGTACAATGTTATTGGCGGAGCAACAACTGCCGATCGTAACATTATATCCGGAAATCGTTTTAACGGAATAGAAGTAGCAGATTCCAGCACAATGTTCAACAATATAATTGGTAATTATATCGGAACAAATGCGGCAGGAAATGCAGCAATACCAAATCATAACGGAATTGGCTTTGCTACTCTCCCATCAAAAAATAATATTGAAAACAACCTAGTAAGCGGAAATAAATATATTGGTATTTTACTATACGAAAGAAGTGACAGTAACACTGTTTACAACAATAAAGTAGGAACAGCTGCCGATGGTATTTCCCCGCTTGGTAATGGTGCTGCGGGAATTGTTATTGACATAAATTCTAAATATAATAAACTTGGCGAACCCGGACGTGGAAATTTAGTAGCATTTAACGATACAGCGGGTATTGTACTAAACAATACAAACGCTTTGTTTAATACACTTTCGGCAAATGTTGTATACGGAAATCCAATGATGGGAATTGACATTTTCCCATTTGGTGTAAATCCAAATGATGCTGGTGACACAGACAATGGATGCAATGGTTTAATGAATTATCCTGTTATTGTTTCTGCTATAAATAATAACGGAACTACTACTATTACAGGAACAATTGATTATACAATAAATGGAGGTCCGACAGGAATAAAAATTGAACTTTTTAAATCAGATAATGCAAATATGTTTGCTCACGGCGATGCAACAGAATACCTTGGCTCAACTATAGCTGACGCCTCAGGTAACTGGACTTTTACAAACAATACTTTATCGCTTTCGGATAATGTTACAGCAACCGCTACCGACTTATTGGGTAATTCTTCAGAATTTGCGTTAAACTCAGGTATTATTACTTCAATTGAAGAAAATAATAATAAAATAAATAATACTGGTTTAATCATATTCCCAAATCCAACAACCGACTTAATTTCTGTTTCAGGTCTTTCTGATAAATCAAAATTAGTTTTAACAGATTATACAGGTCGTGAAATACTTACCCAATACTCAATTATTGGTATGGAAACAATTATTAATCTAATAAATTTACCTAAAGGGTTATATTTATTAACCGTTATTTCAGATAATAATTTGACTATGAAACAAAAACTTATTAAACTATGA
- a CDS encoding peptide deformylase has protein sequence MKLFVYTLIFITTWITVIQGCKKHNEIIPVEDSLLYTTEEVLNIYYADSTQPFQILSAFNTAHAEILKKHSHNVKISSDTTKYLVNRMFRTISNYQGNINGITAPEIGINRNIIILKRKDKTGNPFEVFINPKITQHSNASTEIQDSCITSPGVFPSYITRYNLISVEYYSMDGRHHSEMIEMETAAILQHEMAHLNGGVLAFTVDPLAFTGSEIDTIMADTLAMRIYLTTNLADSMVLRKTSVNVRPDSTNAVLIRIISRMRKALASTSGGVGIAAPQVGINRNIILVKRLDKIGKPVEVYLNPKIVNTTTKMINFAGDGCLSIPNVTKTTVRFAAVGIEYDLPDGTHHSEIVEGFSGANFTAVIFQHEIDHLNGILFIDRAL, from the coding sequence ATGAAATTGTTTGTTTATACTTTGATATTTATAACTACCTGGATTACTGTTATTCAGGGGTGTAAAAAGCATAATGAGATTATCCCTGTTGAAGATAGCTTATTATATACCACAGAAGAAGTTTTAAATATTTATTATGCAGATTCAACTCAACCATTTCAAATTCTTTCAGCTTTTAATACTGCACATGCAGAAATTTTAAAGAAACATTCTCACAATGTTAAAATTTCAAGCGACACAACTAAGTATTTAGTTAACCGAATGTTTCGCACAATTTCGAATTATCAGGGAAACATTAACGGAATAACCGCACCTGAGATAGGAATTAACAGAAATATAATTATTCTCAAAAGAAAAGATAAAACAGGTAATCCATTCGAGGTTTTTATTAATCCTAAAATTACACAGCATTCTAATGCCTCAACAGAAATACAGGATAGCTGTATTACTTCACCCGGCGTTTTTCCATCATACATTACACGATATAATTTAATCTCTGTTGAGTATTATTCAATGGACGGCAGACATCATTCAGAAATGATTGAGATGGAAACTGCTGCTATTCTTCAACACGAAATGGCTCATTTAAACGGCGGAGTACTTGCATTTACAGTTGATCCGCTTGCATTTACGGGATCAGAAATTGATACAATTATGGCTGATACTTTAGCCATGAGAATTTATCTTACTACAAATCTTGCCGATTCAATGGTTCTAAGAAAAACCTCTGTTAATGTTCGACCCGATTCGACAAATGCTGTATTGATTAGAATTATTAGCAGAATGAGAAAAGCTTTAGCCTCAACCTCTGGTGGTGTTGGAATTGCAGCTCCTCAAGTTGGTATAAACAGAAATATAATTTTAGTAAAACGACTTGATAAAATTGGAAAACCAGTGGAAGTGTATCTAAACCCTAAAATCGTAAATACTACAACAAAAATGATAAATTTTGCCGGCGATGGCTGTCTTTCTATACCTAATGTTACAAAAACTACAGTAAGATTTGCAGCTGTTGGAATTGAATACGATTTACCTGACGGAACACATCACTCTGAAATTGTTGAAGGCTTTTCGGGAGCAAATTTTACCGCAGTAATCTTTCAACATGAGATTGATCACTTAAATGGAATTTTATTTATAGACAGAGCATTATAA
- a CDS encoding T9SS type A sorting domain-containing protein, with translation MKLSYSLLFVIVLSFSSFANTFIVNNTNDAGTGSLRLAIQNANIYPGGHTINFNIPNTDPGYNSTQGTWKISLTSTLPMITHSSVFIDGTSQTTFAGNPNPYGPEIMIDGGNNAWADFAFHVYNASNVTIKGFIIGRFVVGVQISGVNAQNNTICSNYIGCNYNATDTLGNTFGIYILSGPHNNIVGGNLYNLRNIVSGNNHVGIRVVSANNNIIQGNFVGLNRTGNAALRNYDGISIEGTSKYNLIGGYTPAERNYVSGNVAYGIPVFGAGCNYNIVAGNYVGTDTTGSFAVQNTYGVLFDDGASYNTLGGRTPGAGNLLSGNSGYGVFLYNFGTLKDTVVGNLIGTDHTGSLALPNANGIVIDGPSFLHTIENNVISGNLQMGIDIHIAGSDSNIIINNKIGTDISGLISIGNQLDGIRIGEGPKHNIIGQPGKGNTIANNGGNGITIMTVAELYNSLSSNSIYNNAGMGIDLFPAGPTANDAGDNDTGPNNLMNYPNIVSFVNYSGNDWIISGTLDNTTSLGCKIELYKAHINSSGNAQGEIFLGSCITNASGNWTDTISGLTIADNIVATATDLSGNTSEFSINTALSVNSNFENNFDIQVFPNPANDFITVLTNNTDINYLELFDISGKLVKSFKTKSLLTIYTGDLEQGVYFLKIICNSQEKYKLTKLFVQ, from the coding sequence ATGAAATTAAGCTATTCTCTTCTATTTGTTATTGTTTTATCCTTTTCTTCTTTTGCTAACACATTTATTGTTAATAACACCAATGATGCAGGCACTGGTTCGTTAAGACTTGCTATTCAAAATGCAAATATTTATCCCGGAGGTCACACAATAAATTTTAATATTCCGAATACAGATCCAGGTTATAATTCCACACAAGGGACATGGAAAATTTCACTAACATCAACATTGCCAATGATAACACATAGCAGTGTTTTTATTGATGGAACATCACAAACCACATTTGCAGGAAATCCAAATCCTTACGGACCAGAAATAATGATTGATGGCGGCAATAATGCATGGGCAGATTTTGCATTTCATGTATATAATGCTTCAAACGTTACAATAAAGGGATTTATAATTGGGAGATTTGTTGTGGGGGTACAAATTTCTGGAGTGAATGCACAAAACAATACCATATGCAGTAATTACATTGGGTGCAATTATAACGCTACTGACACACTTGGAAACACTTTTGGAATATATATTTTAAGTGGTCCACACAATAATATTGTTGGCGGAAATTTATATAATTTAAGAAACATTGTCTCGGGAAATAACCATGTTGGTATCCGTGTTGTAAGTGCAAATAATAACATTATTCAAGGAAATTTTGTTGGCTTAAACAGAACCGGGAATGCTGCATTACGAAACTATGATGGGATAAGCATTGAAGGAACTTCAAAATACAATTTAATTGGCGGTTATACCCCTGCAGAAAGAAATTATGTGTCAGGAAATGTTGCCTACGGAATTCCGGTATTTGGTGCCGGATGTAATTACAATATAGTAGCAGGGAACTACGTAGGAACAGACACAACAGGTAGTTTTGCTGTTCAGAATACTTACGGTGTTTTATTTGATGATGGTGCAAGCTACAACACATTAGGCGGTAGAACACCAGGTGCAGGCAATTTATTGTCCGGTAATTCAGGATATGGCGTTTTTCTATACAATTTTGGAACATTAAAAGACACTGTAGTTGGAAACTTAATTGGAACCGATCATACAGGTTCATTAGCTTTACCAAATGCAAACGGAATAGTAATTGACGGACCATCATTTTTGCATACTATTGAGAATAATGTTATATCCGGGAATCTTCAAATGGGTATTGATATTCATATTGCCGGAAGCGACAGTAATATTATAATTAACAATAAAATAGGAACTGACATTTCAGGTTTAATTTCTATCGGAAATCAACTTGATGGAATCAGAATTGGCGAAGGACCCAAGCACAATATAATTGGTCAACCCGGTAAAGGAAATACAATTGCAAATAACGGAGGTAATGGAATTACAATTATGACAGTTGCTGAATTATACAACTCTCTCTCTTCTAATTCAATTTACAACAACGCAGGAATGGGTATAGATTTATTTCCAGCAGGACCAACAGCAAATGATGCAGGTGATAATGACACCGGTCCAAATAATCTTATGAATTATCCAAATATTGTATCTTTTGTTAATTATTCAGGAAATGACTGGATTATCAGCGGAACATTGGATAATACAACTTCGTTGGGTTGCAAGATAGAACTTTACAAAGCACACATAAATAGTTCAGGAAATGCTCAGGGAGAAATATTTTTGGGTTCCTGTATAACAAATGCTTCAGGAAACTGGACTGACACTATTTCAGGCTTAACCATTGCCGATAATATTGTAGCAACGGCAACAGATTTAAGCGGTAATACTTCTGAGTTTTCTATAAATACTGCATTATCGGTTAATTCAAATTTTGAAAATAATTTTGACATTCAGGTTTTTCCTAATCCGGCAAATGATTTTATAACTGTATTAACAAATAATACAGATATTAATTATCTTGAGCTGTTTGACATTTCAGGTAAGCTAGTAAAATCTTTTAAAACAAAATCATTGTTAACAATTTATACTGGAGATCTTGAACAAGGGGTTTATTTTCTTAAAATAATTTGCAACTCACAAGAAAAGTATAAATTAACTAAACTTTTTGTTCAATAA
- a CDS encoding T9SS type A sorting domain-containing protein, with product MNKFKILLLNVVFITFLFFSLNSFSQQKIWNAKINTVQSIIENNGQFPDINGTKVLYAFLGNKEKFYFTNKGLIIRLDTVLFKRSIGTRLKEIFSNKESEEKDNAIEKFYLLYSEWQNINTDIKIETSDKTEGYFTFGIHKNICNGYKRVIYKNIYPNIDIEYFIPEEKTGIKYNIILHPGADISNISLKYSGDVNQMTMDNNGNIIIKTPLHNIVEHSPKSFYSADLGDVASSYLLQNNLITFYISDTNSDKTIIIDPWVSGLLMSGNDWGYDVDYDSNNNLYVYVHDYTNSVLCIKKYSSLGNLEWTHLTSTYIADYEGNFMVEKLSNKVYISDGYCSVGDRAYRLDVTGIADGYSSQQNPNFEEIWDIAYDNNSNRIIALGGGTTSNLNGGIINPTTGTVWTANFTGLQGEGQDITCNTIDDNGNLFVVYAYSSFGSNGHLISLVNSTLNGHIWQVSHGMYGFQELSNHCPNNTCAFHSNAYNGLDANNSYLYYYDGGGLAAYNKSTGSQIAATSVGFSGTWYTPLYQGGIAVDDCNNIYLGGNNSNILIYNFNGTSFTQTGNIPLGWSGNQTVFDIKLDKTTNYLFVSGHSNVGVYAAPLNCNILQCIIDNIVIDSIGCVQNNFFDLAGSIYISTPPDSSTLTITDQSSGISQIIQPPFTNQINFQFNNLPFSTLQHVIKTSFSGSYNCNYSVNYNLPQEIMLSGNIINSSCGNNNGTAIVNIISGGIPSYSYQWSTGTSTINTTNTTNLISGLAAGVYIVTVTNGNGCITTKIFNINDGTHTVAIIQNQQPRCNGLCDGILTANVSGSGLISPYNYVWSNGQSHSISNSISDTCLNLCAGLVSVTVTDSIGCHAVSSIVLEQPNVLTSTVTSFNPSCIGNSNGSSLINVNGGITPYTYLWSNGQTSPLAINLTDGNYSVTVNDANNCSITNSTTIVNPQTINAGFTFLSDSLSVQFTNTSSANSIYLWHFGDGSTSTLPNPYHTFPTNGTYNVCLTVQNQCDSIVTCQNITVNLLNINEIDINDFSVYPNPAHDNITIKFAKPGYYKLEIIDVLGKPVKTFEDSFSGEILLNKINLSTGNYLIKLTNIKENTSLTKSLIIK from the coding sequence ATGAATAAATTTAAAATTCTACTCTTGAATGTAGTATTCATTACATTTTTATTTTTCTCACTAAACTCTTTTTCACAACAAAAAATATGGAATGCAAAAATTAACACTGTTCAGTCTATTATTGAAAATAACGGTCAGTTTCCGGATATTAACGGAACAAAAGTTTTATATGCTTTTCTTGGCAATAAAGAAAAATTTTATTTCACTAACAAAGGTTTAATAATTAGACTTGATACGGTTTTATTTAAGAGATCTATTGGCACAAGATTAAAAGAAATATTTAGTAACAAAGAAAGCGAAGAAAAAGATAATGCGATTGAAAAATTTTATCTGTTATATTCTGAATGGCAAAACATTAACACTGATATAAAAATTGAAACTTCTGATAAAACTGAAGGATATTTTACTTTTGGAATACATAAAAACATTTGTAACGGGTACAAAAGAGTAATATATAAAAACATTTATCCGAATATAGACATAGAGTATTTTATACCTGAAGAAAAAACCGGAATTAAATATAACATTATTCTCCATCCAGGAGCAGATATCTCAAATATTTCATTAAAATATAGCGGAGATGTTAACCAAATGACAATGGATAATAACGGTAATATTATCATTAAAACTCCTTTACACAATATTGTTGAGCATTCTCCAAAAAGTTTTTATTCAGCTGACCTGGGTGATGTTGCCTCGTCTTATTTATTACAAAATAATTTAATAACATTCTATATTTCAGATACAAATAGTGATAAAACAATAATTATTGATCCATGGGTTTCTGGATTATTGATGTCAGGCAACGATTGGGGTTACGATGTTGATTATGATTCAAATAACAATTTGTACGTATATGTTCACGATTATACAAATTCTGTTTTATGTATAAAGAAATATTCTTCATTAGGAAATTTAGAATGGACGCATTTAACTTCAACTTACATAGCTGATTACGAAGGTAATTTTATGGTTGAAAAATTATCTAACAAAGTTTATATTTCTGATGGATATTGTTCAGTAGGAGATAGAGCATATAGACTAGATGTTACAGGCATTGCCGACGGGTATTCTTCTCAGCAAAACCCAAATTTTGAGGAAATCTGGGATATTGCTTATGACAATAACTCCAACAGAATAATTGCTTTGGGCGGAGGTACAACATCTAATTTAAACGGAGGTATAATAAACCCAACAACAGGAACAGTTTGGACAGCAAATTTTACCGGACTACAAGGTGAGGGTCAGGATATTACCTGCAATACTATTGATGATAATGGAAATTTATTTGTTGTATATGCTTATTCTTCATTTGGTTCAAATGGACATTTAATTTCATTAGTTAATAGTACTCTTAATGGACATATTTGGCAGGTTAGCCATGGCATGTATGGTTTTCAGGAACTTTCTAATCATTGCCCAAATAATACCTGCGCCTTTCATTCAAATGCATATAATGGATTAGATGCTAACAACAGCTATTTGTATTACTATGACGGAGGTGGATTAGCTGCTTATAATAAATCTACAGGATCTCAAATTGCTGCCACATCTGTCGGCTTTTCAGGAACATGGTACACTCCTTTATATCAGGGGGGAATTGCTGTTGATGATTGTAATAATATATATTTAGGTGGAAATAATAGCAATATTCTGATTTATAACTTTAACGGCACTTCATTTACACAAACAGGAAATATTCCCTTAGGCTGGTCTGGCAACCAAACTGTATTTGATATAAAGCTGGATAAAACCACTAATTATTTATTTGTTTCGGGACATAGTAACGTAGGAGTTTATGCTGCACCTTTAAACTGTAACATTTTGCAATGTATTATTGACAATATTGTTATAGATAGTATTGGTTGCGTTCAAAATAATTTTTTTGACTTAGCCGGCAGCATATATATTTCAACACCACCAGATTCTTCTACCCTAACAATAACAGATCAATCAAGTGGAATTTCCCAGATAATACAACCACCATTTACAAATCAGATTAATTTCCAATTTAATAATTTGCCGTTTTCAACGCTGCAGCATGTAATTAAAACCTCTTTTTCAGGCTCATACAATTGTAATTATTCAGTAAATTATAATTTACCACAAGAAATTATGTTAAGTGGAAATATAATAAACTCTTCCTGTGGAAATAATAATGGTACTGCAATAGTAAATATAATTTCAGGAGGTATTCCCAGCTATTCATATCAATGGTCAACAGGCACTTCAACAATTAACACAACAAATACAACAAATTTAATTTCTGGATTAGCTGCTGGCGTTTATATAGTAACTGTTACAAATGGGAATGGATGTATTACAACTAAAATTTTTAATATAAATGATGGGACACATACCGTAGCAATTATTCAAAATCAACAACCAAGATGTAATGGATTATGTGATGGCATTTTAACTGCAAATGTTTCTGGTTCTGGTTTAATTTCACCTTATAATTACGTATGGTCTAATGGTCAAAGTCATTCTATAAGCAATTCGATTTCTGACACGTGCCTTAACCTTTGTGCCGGACTTGTTTCTGTTACCGTTACAGATAGCATAGGCTGCCATGCTGTGTCTTCTATTGTTTTAGAACAACCGAATGTTTTAACCTCAACAGTTACTTCATTTAATCCAAGTTGTATTGGCAATTCTAATGGAAGTTCTTTAATCAATGTAAATGGTGGTATAACACCATACACATATTTATGGTCAAATGGACAAACTTCACCATTAGCAATAAATCTAACCGACGGAAATTATTCTGTTACTGTTAATGATGCAAATAATTGTTCAATAACAAATAGTACAACTATTGTTAATCCACAAACAATTAATGCAGGATTTACATTTCTGTCAGATAGTTTATCTGTACAATTTACAAATACTTCATCTGCAAACAGTATTTATTTGTGGCATTTTGGTGATGGATCAACTTCAACATTACCTAACCCATATCATACTTTTCCAACAAATGGCACATACAATGTTTGCCTAACAGTTCAAAATCAATGCGATTCAATAGTAACATGCCAGAATATTACAGTTAATTTGTTAAATATAAATGAAATCGACATTAATGACTTCTCTGTTTATCCAAATCCTGCTCATGATAATATTACAATAAAGTTTGCAAAACCAGGATATTATAAATTAGAAATAATTGATGTCTTGGGCAAACCTGTAAAAACCTTTGAGGACAGTTTTTCTGGCGAAATACTATTAAATAAAATTAATCTTAGTACTGGTAATTACTTAATTAAGCTTACAAATATTAAGGAAAACACAAGCCTAACAAAAAGCTTAATTATTAAATAA
- the amrB gene encoding AmmeMemoRadiSam system protein B, which produces MKNRKAYVAGKFYPEEKTELLQELKKHFANAKPNLTNNTIAVISPHAGYVFSGQVAASAFNQIEINNNYENVFILASSHVMAFDGVSVYCDGNYETPLGEITVNTTLAKKLVLENSELIHNYPQAHYTEHSIEVQLPFLQYKLEKKLQIVPIILGTDNPADCKKLAEILKPYFNSKNLFIVSSDFSHYPSYNDAQKSDMATASAILTNNPNELVTAIANNRKAKTGGLVTSLCGWTSVLTLMYMTENNSDFIYSEIQYQNSGDSPYGDKVKVVGYHAIAISKQITNKKDKITFSLSQSEKTTLLKLARNTIKNYLENSKDSTIYDYTANLKTSCGAFVTLHKNGKLRGCIGSFSQDSALYKIIQNMAISSAIHDSRFSQVIASELDSIKIEISVLTPLKKINSLDEFELGRHGIYIKQGRNSGTFLPQVASETNWTKEEFIGHCSRDKAGIGWDGWKNAELYVYEAIIFAE; this is translated from the coding sequence ATGAAAAACCGTAAAGCATATGTAGCAGGTAAATTCTATCCCGAAGAGAAAACCGAACTACTGCAAGAATTAAAAAAACATTTTGCAAATGCAAAACCAAATTTAACAAATAACACAATTGCTGTTATTTCTCCTCATGCCGGCTATGTTTTTTCTGGGCAAGTTGCAGCATCAGCTTTTAATCAAATTGAAATAAATAATAATTATGAAAATGTGTTTATTCTGGCTTCTAGCCATGTAATGGCTTTTGATGGTGTTTCTGTATATTGCGACGGAAACTACGAAACTCCCTTAGGTGAAATAACTGTAAACACAACATTGGCAAAGAAACTTGTTCTGGAAAATAGCGAACTTATTCATAATTACCCTCAAGCACATTATACTGAGCATTCTATTGAAGTTCAGCTACCATTTTTACAATACAAATTAGAAAAAAAACTGCAAATTGTTCCGATAATTTTAGGAACCGATAATCCTGCTGATTGTAAAAAGCTTGCAGAAATTCTAAAACCATATTTTAATTCTAAAAATTTATTTATTGTTAGTAGTGATTTTTCACATTACCCATCATATAACGATGCACAAAAATCAGATATGGCAACAGCTTCGGCAATATTAACAAATAACCCTAATGAATTAGTAACAGCAATTGCAAATAACAGAAAAGCAAAAACAGGAGGATTGGTTACCAGTCTTTGTGGATGGACATCGGTACTTACGCTAATGTATATGACCGAAAATAATTCTGACTTTATTTATTCTGAAATTCAATATCAAAACAGTGGAGATTCTCCTTATGGCGACAAAGTAAAAGTTGTGGGTTATCATGCCATTGCTATTTCCAAACAAATTACAAATAAAAAAGATAAAATTACTTTTTCTCTTTCACAAAGTGAAAAAACCACATTACTAAAACTTGCAAGAAATACAATTAAAAATTATTTAGAAAACAGTAAAGATTCTACTATTTATGATTATACAGCCAATTTAAAAACCTCATGTGGTGCTTTTGTAACACTTCACAAAAACGGAAAATTAAGAGGATGTATCGGAAGTTTTTCTCAAGATTCTGCACTGTATAAAATTATACAGAATATGGCAATTTCATCGGCAATACACGATAGCCGATTCTCACAAGTTATTGCTTCCGAACTTGACAGTATAAAAATTGAAATTTCTGTTTTAACCCCACTTAAAAAAATTAATTCATTAGATGAATTCGAGCTTGGCAGGCATGGCATTTATATAAAACAAGGCAGAAATTCAGGAACTTTCCTACCTCAGGTTGCATCAGAAACAAATTGGACCAAGGAAGAGTTTATAGGGCATTGTTCAAGAGATAAAGCAGGAATTGGCTGGGATGGCTGGAAAAACGCAGAACTATATGTATATGAGGCAATTATTTTTGCAGAGTAA